GGACCAGCCGCCCGAAGTGCGTGTCCACGGTGATGCCGGGGACCCCGAAGGCGTTGCCCAGGACCACGTTCGCCGTCTTGCGTCCGACGCCGGGCAGCGTGACCAGGTCCTCCAGGCGCCCGGGGACCTCACCGTCGAACCGGTCGCGCAGGGCCGTGGAGAGGCCGATCAGGGAGCGGGCCTTGGCGCGGAAGAAGCCGGTGGGCCGGATGATCTGCTCCAGCTCCTCCGGTACGGCCGCCGCCATGTCCTCCGGGGCGGGGTACTGGGCGAAGAGCGCCGGCGTCGTCTGGTTCACCCGCAGGTCGGTCGTCTGGGCGGACAGCACCGTCGCCACGAGCAGCTCGAAGGGATTGCGGAAGTCCAGCTCCGGATGGGCGTACGGGTAGACCTCGCCGAGCTCGCGGTTGATCCGCCGCGCCCGGCGCACCAGAGCGAGGCGGGAT
This genomic window from Streptomyces thermolilacinus SPC6 contains:
- the nth gene encoding endonuclease III, encoding MGEQAPAASRKIAQKRTKATKKASVPESRLALVRRARRINRELGEVYPYAHPELDFRNPFELLVATVLSAQTTDLRVNQTTPALFAQYPAPEDMAAAVPEELEQIIRPTGFFRAKARSLIGLSTALRDRFDGEVPGRLEDLVTLPGVGRKTANVVLGNAFGVPGITVDTHFGRLVRRWKWTEEEDPEKVEAVVADLFPKSEWTMLSHRVIFHGRRICHARKPACGACPIAPLCPAYGEGETDPEKAKKLLKYEMGGYPGQRLAPPPDFPGRPAAPLGTGDADATEEAV